The following proteins come from a genomic window of Paramicrobacterium humi:
- the acnA gene encoding aconitate hydratase AcnA encodes MSTVNSFGAKSTLSVGDADYEIYRLDAVSGFEKLPYSLKVLLENLLRTEDGANITKAHIEALGSWDPQSEPNTEIQFTPARVVMQDFTGVPCIVDLATMREAVVDLGGDPRKINPLSPAELVIDHSVIADVFGTADSLERNVDIEYQRNGERYQFLRWGQTAFEDFKVVPPGTGIVHQVNIEYLARVTYTREVDGAVQAYPDTLVGTDSHTTMVNGLGVLGWGVGGIEAEAAMLGQPVSMLIPKVVGFKLSGDIPSGVTATDVVLTITEMLRQHGVVGKFVEFYGSGVAAVPLANRATIGNMSPEFGSTAAIFPIDDVTLEYLRLTGRDEKQIKLVEAYSKEQGLWHDPSQEPQYSEYLELDLSTVVPSIAGPKRPQDRIRLTEAKSQFEQDLHNYATVEHDLVDLEVSESFPASDPPSNTPEDAHNEHHHTHRSHAPHSVSKPTDVTMNDGEAFTIDHGAVAIAAITSCTNTSNPSVMLAAGLLARNAAKKGLKSKPWVKTTLAPGSKVVTDYYEKSGLTADLEALGFYTVGYGCTTCIGNSGPLEDEISAAVNDSDLAVTAVLSGNRNFEGRINPDVKMNYLASPPLVIAYALAGSMSFDFESDPLGTDQDGNDVFLKDIWPDPAEVQKTIDSSISSDMFAHEYSSVFDGDERWRSLPTPTGATFEWDAESTYVRKPPYFDGMILDITPVSDISGARVLAKLGDSVTTDHISPAGSIKADSPAGRYLTEHGVSRKDFNSYGSRRGNHEVMIRGTFANIRLRNQLLEDVEGGFTRDFTQADGPQAAIYDASQNYQAAGTPLVIFAGKEYGSGSSRDWAAKGTSLLGVHAVIAESFERIHRSNLIGMGVIPLQFPAGETTASLGLDGTEIVSISGIEALNDGSTPSTVHVTAEPSEHSPEGKRTIEFDATVRIDTPGEADYYRNGGILQYVLRSLVA; translated from the coding sequence GTGTCCACGGTAAATAGCTTTGGTGCGAAGAGCACGCTCAGCGTCGGTGACGCCGACTACGAGATCTACCGCCTCGATGCCGTTTCGGGCTTCGAGAAGCTGCCATACAGTCTCAAGGTTCTGCTCGAGAACCTGCTCCGCACCGAAGACGGCGCGAACATCACGAAGGCCCACATCGAGGCCCTCGGGTCGTGGGACCCGCAGTCGGAGCCGAACACCGAGATCCAGTTCACGCCCGCTCGCGTCGTGATGCAGGACTTCACCGGCGTGCCCTGCATCGTCGACCTCGCGACGATGCGTGAAGCCGTCGTCGACCTCGGCGGCGACCCGCGCAAGATCAACCCGCTCTCACCCGCGGAGCTCGTCATCGACCACTCGGTCATCGCCGACGTGTTCGGCACGGCGGACTCGCTCGAGCGCAACGTCGACATCGAGTACCAGCGCAACGGGGAGCGCTACCAGTTCCTCCGCTGGGGCCAGACCGCGTTCGAGGACTTCAAGGTCGTTCCGCCCGGCACGGGCATCGTGCACCAGGTCAACATCGAGTACCTCGCTCGCGTCACCTACACGCGAGAGGTCGATGGGGCCGTCCAGGCGTACCCCGACACGCTCGTCGGCACCGACTCGCACACGACGATGGTCAACGGCCTCGGCGTGCTCGGCTGGGGCGTCGGCGGCATCGAGGCCGAGGCGGCCATGCTCGGCCAGCCCGTCTCCATGCTCATCCCCAAGGTCGTCGGCTTCAAGCTCAGCGGAGACATCCCCTCGGGCGTCACGGCGACCGACGTCGTGCTCACGATCACCGAGATGCTGCGTCAGCACGGCGTCGTCGGCAAGTTCGTCGAGTTCTACGGCTCGGGCGTCGCCGCGGTCCCGCTCGCGAACCGCGCCACGATTGGAAACATGAGCCCCGAGTTCGGCTCGACCGCTGCGATCTTCCCGATCGACGACGTCACTCTCGAGTACCTGCGCCTGACCGGTCGCGACGAGAAGCAGATCAAGCTCGTCGAGGCGTACTCCAAGGAGCAGGGCCTGTGGCACGACCCGAGCCAGGAGCCGCAGTACAGCGAGTACCTTGAGCTCGACCTGTCGACCGTCGTGCCCTCCATCGCCGGCCCGAAGCGCCCGCAGGACCGCATCCGGCTCACCGAGGCGAAGTCGCAGTTCGAGCAGGACCTGCACAACTACGCGACGGTCGAGCACGACCTCGTCGACCTCGAGGTGTCGGAGTCCTTCCCGGCATCCGACCCGCCGAGCAACACGCCCGAGGACGCTCACAACGAGCACCACCACACGCACCGCAGCCACGCTCCGCACTCGGTCTCGAAGCCGACGGACGTGACAATGAACGACGGCGAGGCGTTCACGATCGACCACGGCGCCGTCGCGATCGCCGCGATCACCTCGTGCACGAACACCTCGAACCCGTCGGTGATGCTCGCTGCGGGACTGCTCGCGCGCAACGCCGCGAAGAAGGGCCTCAAGTCGAAGCCCTGGGTGAAGACGACTCTCGCTCCCGGCTCGAAGGTCGTCACCGACTACTACGAGAAGTCCGGTCTCACGGCAGATCTTGAGGCGCTCGGCTTCTACACGGTCGGCTACGGCTGCACCACCTGTATCGGAAACTCGGGACCGCTCGAGGACGAGATCTCCGCTGCCGTCAACGACAGCGACCTCGCCGTCACCGCGGTGCTCTCGGGCAACCGCAACTTCGAGGGCCGCATCAACCCCGACGTGAAGATGAACTACCTCGCGAGTCCGCCGCTCGTGATCGCGTACGCTCTGGCCGGTTCGATGAGCTTCGACTTCGAGAGCGACCCCCTCGGCACCGACCAGGACGGCAACGATGTCTTCCTCAAGGACATCTGGCCGGACCCCGCTGAGGTGCAGAAGACGATCGACTCGTCGATCTCGAGCGACATGTTCGCGCACGAGTACAGCAGCGTCTTCGACGGCGACGAGCGCTGGCGGTCGCTCCCGACGCCGACCGGTGCGACGTTCGAATGGGACGCCGAGTCGACGTACGTGCGCAAGCCTCCGTACTTCGACGGCATGATCCTCGACATCACTCCCGTCTCGGACATCAGCGGCGCTCGCGTTCTCGCGAAGCTCGGCGACTCGGTCACGACCGACCACATCAGCCCCGCCGGCTCCATCAAGGCCGACAGCCCTGCCGGCCGCTACCTCACGGAGCACGGCGTGTCCCGCAAGGACTTCAACTCGTACGGCTCCCGTCGTGGGAACCACGAGGTGATGATCCGGGGCACGTTCGCGAACATCCGCCTGCGCAACCAGCTGCTCGAGGACGTCGAGGGCGGTTTCACCCGCGACTTCACGCAGGCCGACGGCCCGCAGGCCGCGATCTATGACGCCTCGCAGAACTACCAGGCGGCCGGCACCCCGCTCGTGATCTTCGCGGGCAAGGAGTACGGTTCGGGATCGAGCCGCGACTGGGCGGCGAAGGGCACGAGCCTGCTCGGCGTCCACGCCGTGATCGCGGAGAGCTTCGAGCGCATCCACCGTTCGAACCTGATCGGCATGGGCGTCATCCCGCTGCAGTTCCCGGCGGGGGAGACCACCGCCTCCCTCGGGCTCGACGGCACGGAGATCGTCTCGATCTCCGGCATCGAGGCGCTCAACGACGGCTCCACGCCCTCGACCGTGCACGTCACGGCCGAGCCGAGCGAGCACTCGCCCGAAGGCAAGCGGACCATCGAGTTCGACGCGACGGTCCGCATCGACACACCGGGTGAGGCCGACTACTACCGCAACGGCGGCATTCTGCAGTACGTGCTGCGCAGCCTCGTCGCGTAG
- the dxs gene encoding 1-deoxy-D-xylulose-5-phosphate synthase, with amino-acid sequence MTLLESISGPRDLDRLSNTQLERLAAEIRSFLVAQVSQTGGHLGPNLGVVELTLALHRTFDSPRDAIVFDTGHQSYVHKLLTGRHDFSLLRQRDGLAGYPQRSESPHDIVESSHASSSLSWADGISRAFEMTGQHDRRVVAIVGDGALTGGMTWEALNNISDDNTRRLIIIVNDNGRSYAPTIGGMARYLSSIRTRQGYKSLQQSSEAAFDRLGRPARAVYRGVRGGIHGFLTRFTNNAALYSNLDIKYIGPVDGHDIVAMREALEQARDYGAPVIVHAITEKGRGYAPALRDEADQFHAVGKIDPSTGAPTSVESRPSWTSVFSDSLVALGESNPRVVAITAAMLRPTGLNQFAERFPDRVHDVGIAEQHAVASAAGLAFGGLHPVVALYATFINRAFDQVLMDVALHRAGVTFVLDRSGVTGPDGPSHHGIWDLALLQTVPHIRIAAPRDAERLREELAEAVAIEDAPTVVRFPKGAAASAVPALSRTADGVDVLREPDTPDVLLVAVGPMSSLALDVAERLADQGIGATVVDPRWVIPVPESVVRMAREHRLVISLEDGIRVGGIGTRIRQVLRGAGVDTAVDELGLPDEFIPHASREQILESAGLTAQQIARDVVAQVLGSRIPVARPATEDLDLAVQPDTQASERS; translated from the coding sequence ATGACCCTTCTTGAGTCGATCTCCGGACCGCGCGACCTCGACAGGCTGTCGAACACGCAGCTGGAGCGGCTGGCCGCCGAGATCCGATCGTTCCTCGTGGCGCAAGTGTCGCAAACCGGCGGGCATCTCGGCCCCAACCTCGGCGTCGTGGAGCTCACCCTCGCGTTGCACCGCACGTTCGACTCACCTCGAGACGCGATCGTTTTCGACACGGGACACCAGTCGTACGTGCACAAGCTGCTCACCGGCCGGCACGACTTCAGCTTGCTACGGCAACGCGACGGCCTCGCCGGGTACCCGCAGCGCTCCGAGTCGCCGCACGACATCGTCGAGAGCTCGCACGCGTCGAGTTCCCTCAGCTGGGCCGACGGGATCTCGCGCGCCTTCGAGATGACAGGACAGCATGATCGCCGCGTCGTCGCCATCGTGGGCGACGGGGCGCTCACGGGCGGCATGACCTGGGAGGCGCTCAACAACATCTCCGACGACAACACGCGGCGGCTGATCATCATCGTCAACGACAACGGTCGCTCGTACGCGCCGACGATCGGCGGGATGGCGCGCTACTTGAGCAGCATACGCACCCGCCAGGGCTACAAGTCACTGCAGCAGTCGAGCGAGGCGGCATTCGACCGGCTCGGCCGACCCGCTCGCGCCGTGTATCGCGGTGTCCGCGGCGGCATCCATGGCTTCCTCACCCGATTCACCAACAACGCGGCCCTCTACTCGAACCTCGACATCAAGTACATCGGTCCCGTCGACGGCCACGACATCGTGGCGATGCGAGAGGCGCTGGAGCAGGCGCGCGACTACGGCGCCCCTGTCATCGTGCACGCCATCACCGAGAAGGGCCGCGGCTATGCGCCCGCGCTCCGGGACGAGGCAGATCAGTTCCATGCCGTGGGCAAGATCGACCCGTCGACGGGGGCGCCGACGTCGGTCGAGTCCCGCCCCTCGTGGACGAGCGTGTTCTCAGACAGCCTCGTGGCGCTCGGCGAGTCGAACCCGAGGGTCGTCGCCATCACCGCCGCGATGCTGCGGCCCACGGGGCTCAACCAATTCGCTGAGCGCTTCCCGGACCGCGTCCACGACGTGGGCATAGCCGAGCAGCACGCCGTTGCAAGCGCCGCCGGTCTCGCTTTCGGCGGACTTCACCCCGTGGTGGCGCTGTATGCGACGTTCATCAATCGTGCTTTCGACCAAGTGCTCATGGATGTCGCGCTGCACCGTGCCGGAGTGACGTTCGTGCTGGACCGGTCGGGGGTGACGGGACCGGACGGGCCGTCGCACCACGGAATCTGGGACCTTGCGCTCTTGCAGACGGTTCCGCACATCCGGATCGCCGCGCCGCGCGACGCCGAGCGGCTGCGCGAGGAGCTTGCCGAGGCGGTCGCGATCGAGGACGCGCCGACCGTCGTGCGCTTTCCGAAAGGGGCGGCGGCGAGTGCCGTTCCCGCTCTCTCGCGCACGGCAGACGGGGTGGACGTGCTGCGCGAGCCCGACACGCCGGATGTGCTGCTTGTCGCGGTCGGCCCGATGTCGTCACTCGCCCTCGACGTGGCAGAGCGCCTCGCCGACCAGGGCATCGGCGCCACGGTCGTCGATCCGCGCTGGGTGATCCCGGTACCGGAGAGCGTGGTGCGGATGGCTCGCGAGCACCGCCTGGTGATCAGCCTCGAGGACGGCATCCGCGTCGGCGGGATCGGAACTCGGATCCGCCAGGTGCTGCGCGGCGCCGGCGTCGACACGGCCGTCGACGAGCTTGGTCTCCCGGACGAGTTCATTCCGCACGCCTCGCGTGAGCAGATCCTGGAGAGCGCGGGGCTCACAGCCCAGCAGATCGCGCGCGACGTCGTCGCCCAGGTGCTCGGCAGCCGCATCCCCGTCGCGCGACCGGCCACGGAAGACCTGGACCTGGCCGTGCAACCCGACACCCAGGCGAGCGAGCGCTCCTGA
- a CDS encoding caspase family protein, whose amino-acid sequence MRNLSFGSIGDDVKLVQGKLQELGYYTLAIDGRFGPGTEGAVMRFQRDNGLDVDGIVGEHTYAALGIAAGAVEGAEPAPAGTSTRRRRSLHVGLNGVDANQYNGWDGKLTGCENDCRTMLEIATADGYSVHQLLTAQATTTNVLAAIADAAQELRAGDVFFLTYAGHGGQVPDTNSDGETDRQDETWVLYDRMLIDDELEAAFSQFASGVDIVLVSDSCHSGTIYRDMFSTGQFEYSRLKESFYQDVVTPPEAERDSSGVVARYFPRPAMAMTRSFTAAGGDAELFAKAQTQWNGDLDSTPAFSWRDMLPPDSHPRGVGAEPLGAAPRRFPGAVAAATMLDTRSMEEMTTGIVAVRAMPLAVNADIIVRQARQYAAVKEAVRARSAVQARGLALSGCLDAQLSQEVGGNGVFTTALKQTWAEGSFTGSYVSFHTAILSQMGPSQTPQLSGFGTDSDKVMQETPFA is encoded by the coding sequence ATGCGCAATCTCTCGTTCGGCTCCATCGGGGACGATGTCAAGCTCGTCCAGGGGAAACTGCAGGAGCTCGGCTATTACACGCTCGCCATCGACGGTCGCTTCGGGCCCGGAACCGAGGGCGCGGTCATGCGGTTCCAACGCGACAACGGGCTGGACGTCGACGGCATCGTCGGCGAGCACACCTACGCCGCACTTGGCATCGCGGCCGGTGCTGTGGAGGGCGCTGAGCCGGCGCCCGCCGGTACGTCCACACGGCGCCGCAGATCCCTGCACGTAGGGCTCAACGGCGTCGACGCGAATCAGTACAACGGATGGGATGGGAAACTGACCGGCTGCGAGAATGACTGCCGAACGATGCTCGAGATCGCAACCGCCGACGGCTACAGCGTCCACCAGCTTCTGACGGCGCAAGCGACGACGACCAACGTGTTAGCCGCAATCGCCGACGCCGCCCAGGAGTTGAGGGCCGGGGACGTGTTCTTCCTCACCTACGCGGGGCACGGCGGCCAAGTGCCGGACACCAATTCGGATGGCGAGACGGACCGGCAGGATGAAACCTGGGTGCTGTACGACCGCATGCTGATAGACGACGAGCTAGAGGCGGCCTTCAGCCAATTCGCGTCCGGCGTCGACATCGTCCTCGTATCAGACAGCTGCCACAGCGGAACCATCTACCGCGACATGTTCAGTACCGGGCAGTTCGAGTACTCCCGGCTGAAGGAGTCGTTCTACCAGGACGTCGTCACTCCTCCGGAAGCCGAAAGGGACTCGTCCGGCGTCGTCGCGCGCTACTTCCCACGACCGGCGATGGCCATGACGCGGTCATTCACGGCCGCAGGCGGAGACGCGGAGCTGTTCGCGAAGGCCCAAACGCAATGGAACGGAGATCTGGACAGCACTCCCGCGTTCTCCTGGCGGGACATGCTCCCGCCGGACTCGCACCCGCGCGGCGTTGGCGCAGAGCCGCTCGGAGCAGCGCCTCGCCGGTTCCCCGGAGCAGTGGCTGCTGCGACGATGCTCGACACGCGAAGCATGGAAGAGATGACGACCGGAATCGTGGCCGTTCGCGCGATGCCGCTCGCTGTGAACGCCGACATCATCGTTCGACAGGCGCGACAATACGCCGCAGTGAAGGAGGCGGTTCGGGCGCGCTCGGCGGTTCAAGCACGCGGTCTTGCGCTCTCAGGGTGTCTTGACGCGCAGCTCTCACAGGAGGTCGGCGGCAACGGGGTGTTCACCACGGCGCTCAAGCAAACCTGGGCAGAAGGGAGCTTCACCGGCTCGTACGTCTCGTTCCACACCGCGATTCTGTCGCAGATGGGACCAAGCCAGACGCCGCAGCTCAGCGGATTTGGCACGGACTCCGACAAGGTCATGCAAGAGACCCCGTTCGCATGA
- a CDS encoding AfsR/SARP family transcriptional regulator: protein MTGDPEWRLRLFNYWGLERAGRLIEIPTGQQRVIAALALLGHRPRDFMAGLLWPDANEVHAAQSLRSCLWQIRRSMPGLLSELRNPLSLRFEVATDVRELYQLATDLQADVSPAIATTAIERLRSADLLPGWYDEWLLPEQERIRRFRLHTLEALSASCLRAGHNDEATEAAEVAALIDPFRESCQRLLIRGHLSAGNYAAAVQAYAKYRALLGREFGLGPSAETTALLRSQAVKDRGETESTWFI, encoded by the coding sequence GTGACTGGAGACCCGGAATGGCGCCTCAGGCTATTCAACTATTGGGGCCTGGAACGTGCCGGCCGGCTGATCGAGATCCCGACCGGTCAGCAACGAGTGATCGCTGCCCTCGCGCTGCTCGGCCATCGGCCGCGCGACTTCATGGCTGGGCTCTTGTGGCCGGATGCCAACGAGGTCCACGCAGCGCAAAGCCTTCGCTCATGTTTATGGCAGATCAGGCGTTCAATGCCCGGTCTGCTCTCGGAATTGCGCAATCCGCTGTCGCTGCGCTTCGAGGTCGCGACGGATGTGAGGGAGTTGTACCAACTGGCCACCGACCTGCAAGCGGACGTATCGCCCGCGATTGCGACGACCGCCATCGAGCGCCTCCGATCGGCAGATCTGCTTCCCGGCTGGTACGACGAATGGTTGCTTCCTGAGCAGGAGCGCATCCGCCGCTTCAGGCTGCACACGCTGGAAGCACTCTCAGCCAGTTGCTTGCGGGCTGGTCATAACGACGAAGCGACCGAGGCTGCGGAGGTGGCGGCCCTCATCGATCCTTTCCGGGAGAGCTGCCAGCGACTGCTCATCCGCGGCCACCTCTCCGCCGGAAACTATGCCGCGGCAGTCCAGGCGTATGCGAAGTACCGCGCTCTCCTGGGCCGGGAGTTCGGACTCGGTCCATCCGCTGAGACCACGGCGCTCCTTCGCTCTCAAGCGGTGAAGGACCGAGGGGAAACGGAATCGACCTGGTTCATTTGA
- a CDS encoding 3-hydroxyacyl-CoA dehydrogenase NAD-binding domain-containing protein, with product MTNDTRARFSALLDISGDEVVTHSFVRDVSLPTGKTLALLTLDNGKDHTRPNTFGPIGLIELDDALETQRERASRGEIAGLAITGKPFILAAGADLSKVNDIPSREVANLLPQLGHHVFGKLEDLGVPTFVFINGLALGGGLEIGLNANYRTIDSSAAAIALPEVFLGLVPGWGGAYLLPNLIGIENALKVIIENPLKMNRMLKAPQAFELGIADVMFPSARYLEDSIAWASGVIEGAIKPERKNTPGKIERMVKWDAATGIARKMLESKIGTVPVAPYKALDLLKAAKSGTKAEGFAREDEALADLIAGEQFRASVYAFNLVQKRAKRPAGAPDKELARKITKVGVIGAGLMATQFALLFVRRLQVPVVITDLDQERVDKGVQTIRSEIDALLAKKRISPDEANRLKALVHGTTDKADFADCDWVIEAVFEELTVKQDVFADVEKHIAPEAVLATNTSSLSVEQIGAKLEHPERLVGFHFFNPVAVMPLIEVVRTPQTSDEVLATAMATAKNLKKNAVITRDTPGFVVNRVLAKLLGEAMHAVELGTSFADVDAALAPLGLPMPPSELLDLVGLRVGAHVLDTHHRAFPDRFYDSEKLHKLAEYGTLFEKDKKGAIKGFDKGALKIISGGREPMSREELLRRVQDGLADEIHRMLDDDVVEAAEDIDLCLILGAGYPFQMGGVTPYLDRVGASERVFGDTFHHPPLLGLS from the coding sequence GGCCGAACACGTTCGGGCCGATCGGGCTCATCGAACTGGACGACGCTCTCGAGACCCAGCGCGAGCGGGCGAGCCGCGGCGAGATCGCCGGTCTCGCGATCACAGGCAAACCGTTCATCCTCGCCGCAGGCGCCGACCTGTCGAAGGTCAACGACATTCCCTCGCGCGAGGTCGCGAACCTCCTCCCGCAGCTGGGCCACCACGTCTTCGGGAAGCTCGAGGACCTCGGTGTGCCGACGTTCGTGTTCATCAACGGGCTCGCACTCGGCGGCGGACTCGAGATCGGGCTCAACGCCAACTACCGCACGATCGACTCCTCGGCGGCGGCGATCGCCTTGCCGGAGGTGTTCCTCGGACTCGTGCCCGGCTGGGGAGGGGCGTACCTGCTGCCGAACCTCATCGGCATCGAGAATGCGCTCAAGGTCATCATCGAGAATCCGCTCAAGATGAACCGCATGCTCAAAGCGCCGCAGGCGTTCGAGCTCGGCATCGCGGACGTCATGTTCCCCTCCGCGCGCTACCTCGAGGACTCCATCGCGTGGGCGTCCGGAGTCATCGAGGGTGCGATCAAACCCGAGCGCAAGAACACGCCCGGGAAGATCGAGCGGATGGTCAAATGGGATGCGGCGACAGGTATTGCCCGCAAGATGCTCGAGTCGAAGATCGGCACCGTGCCGGTCGCGCCATACAAGGCGCTCGACCTCCTGAAGGCCGCAAAATCAGGAACGAAGGCCGAAGGCTTCGCGCGCGAGGACGAAGCCCTGGCCGACCTGATCGCGGGAGAGCAGTTCCGTGCGTCTGTGTACGCGTTCAATCTCGTGCAGAAGCGAGCGAAGCGACCTGCCGGTGCGCCCGACAAGGAACTCGCGCGCAAGATCACGAAGGTCGGCGTGATCGGAGCGGGCCTCATGGCCACGCAGTTCGCGCTGCTGTTCGTTCGACGCCTCCAGGTCCCGGTCGTGATCACCGACCTCGACCAAGAGCGGGTTGACAAGGGCGTCCAGACGATCCGCAGTGAGATCGACGCGCTGCTCGCGAAGAAGCGCATCTCCCCCGATGAGGCGAACAGACTCAAAGCGCTCGTCCACGGCACGACCGACAAAGCCGACTTCGCGGACTGCGACTGGGTCATCGAGGCCGTCTTCGAAGAACTCACCGTCAAGCAGGACGTGTTCGCCGACGTCGAGAAGCACATCGCCCCGGAGGCCGTGCTCGCAACGAACACGTCGTCGCTCTCCGTCGAGCAGATCGGCGCGAAGCTCGAACACCCCGAGCGGCTCGTCGGCTTCCACTTCTTCAACCCGGTCGCGGTCATGCCGCTCATCGAGGTCGTGCGCACGCCGCAGACGAGTGACGAGGTGCTCGCAACCGCAATGGCGACGGCGAAGAACCTCAAGAAGAACGCCGTCATCACCCGGGACACGCCCGGATTCGTCGTCAATCGGGTGCTCGCCAAGCTTCTCGGCGAAGCGATGCACGCCGTCGAGCTCGGCACGAGCTTCGCCGACGTCGACGCCGCCCTCGCACCGCTCGGCCTCCCCATGCCCCCCTCGGAGCTGCTCGACCTCGTCGGGCTTCGTGTCGGCGCGCACGTGCTCGACACGCACCACCGCGCGTTCCCGGATCGCTTCTACGACTCCGAGAAGCTGCACAAGCTCGCCGAGTACGGCACTCTCTTCGAGAAGGACAAGAAGGGGGCGATCAAGGGCTTCGACAAGGGCGCCCTGAAGATCATCTCGGGCGGACGCGAACCGATGAGCCGCGAGGAGCTCCTCCGACGCGTGCAGGACGGACTCGCCGACGAGATCCACCGCATGCTCGACGACGACGTCGTCGAGGCCGCGGAGGACATCGACTTGTGCCTCATTCTCGGCGCCGGGTACCCGTTCCAGATGGGCGGTGTGACGCCGTACCTCGACCGGGTGGGCGCGAGCGAGCGCGTCTTCGGCGACACGTTCCACCACCCGCCGCTGCTCGGGCTCTCCTGA